One genomic segment of Arthrobacter sp. Marseille-P9274 includes these proteins:
- the ribA gene encoding GTP cyclohydrolase II: protein MSGVGETAAAGTAPAVPLANVTGGPSVQLPTAFGFFTARAWTDEGTGVEHLSVTSPVRPESAPLVRLHSECLTGDVFASYRCDCGEQLEQALTLIAEHGGTVLYLRGQEGRGIGLANKIRAYALQEGGADTVEANEQLGLPVDGRDYSAAAAILHTMGLDHIRLLSNNPIKGSKLAAFGITVEEMVSSEVPSREQNRRYLQTKRDRMDHRLALLEDQPIHQS from the coding sequence ATGAGCGGCGTCGGCGAGACGGCGGCGGCGGGAACCGCGCCGGCGGTGCCGCTGGCCAACGTCACCGGGGGACCCTCCGTCCAGCTGCCGACGGCCTTCGGCTTTTTCACGGCGCGCGCGTGGACCGACGAAGGCACCGGCGTGGAGCACCTGAGCGTCACATCGCCGGTCCGGCCGGAATCCGCCCCGCTGGTTCGGCTGCATTCGGAATGCCTCACGGGCGACGTCTTCGCCTCCTACCGCTGCGACTGCGGTGAGCAGCTGGAGCAGGCGCTGACCCTGATCGCCGAACATGGCGGCACGGTGCTGTACCTGCGGGGCCAGGAGGGACGCGGCATCGGCCTGGCCAACAAGATCCGCGCGTATGCGCTGCAGGAAGGCGGCGCCGACACGGTGGAAGCCAACGAGCAGCTCGGCCTGCCGGTCGACGGCAGGGACTACTCGGCCGCCGCCGCGATCCTGCACACCATGGGGCTGGACCACATCCGGCTGCTGAGCAACAACCCGATCAAGGGTTCCAAGCTCGCAGCCTTCGGAATCACCGTCGAGGAGATGGTCTCCTCGGAAGTGCCCTCCCGCGAACAGAACCGGCGCTACCTGCAGACCAAGCGGGACCGCATGGACCACCGCCTGGCCCTGCTGGAAGACCAGCCGATCCACCAGAGCTGA
- a CDS encoding riboflavin synthase yields the protein MFTGIVTERGGVESLVLHPETDSAVLTFSAGASAEDLGLGGSIAVNGVCLTAVSIADGRIAVDVMGETLRRTTTGELKEGRSVNLERCVPAGGRLDGHVVQGHVDAVGALLERENVGDWDRLRFSVPARQARYIAEKGSIAVDGVSLTVTAVSEPGAEEPWFEVGLIPTTLAETSLGDKAIGDKVNLEVDVLAKYAERLLAYTAAGSQPARHAAGEPA from the coding sequence ATGTTTACCGGAATTGTCACGGAGCGAGGCGGCGTGGAGTCGCTTGTCCTCCATCCCGAGACGGACAGCGCCGTGCTGACGTTCTCGGCTGGCGCGTCCGCCGAGGACCTCGGACTCGGCGGGTCCATCGCGGTCAACGGCGTCTGCCTGACGGCCGTGAGCATTGCGGACGGCCGCATCGCCGTCGACGTCATGGGGGAGACCCTGCGCCGGACCACCACCGGCGAGCTGAAGGAAGGCAGGAGCGTCAACCTGGAACGTTGCGTTCCAGCCGGCGGGCGGCTGGACGGGCACGTGGTCCAAGGCCACGTCGATGCCGTGGGCGCGCTGCTGGAGCGGGAGAACGTCGGCGACTGGGACCGGCTGCGCTTCTCCGTTCCGGCCCGGCAGGCCCGGTACATCGCGGAGAAGGGCTCAATTGCGGTCGACGGCGTGTCCCTCACCGTGACGGCGGTCAGCGAACCCGGCGCCGAGGAGCCGTGGTTCGAGGTCGGGCTGATCCCCACCACGCTGGCCGAGACCTCCCTGGGTGACAAGGCCATCGGCGACAAGGTCAACCTCGAGGTGGACGTGCTGGCCAAGTACGCGGAGCGGCTGCTGGCCTACACCGCCGCGGGCAGCCAGCCGGCCCGCCACGCGGCAGGAGAACCGGCATGA
- the ribH gene encoding 6,7-dimethyl-8-ribityllumazine synthase, translating into MSGHGAPVIDLGGLNTDGNGFKLAIVAASWHTKIMDGLVDGARRAAAEAGIAEPELVRVPGAFELPVAAARLAPHFDAVVALGVVIRGGTPHFEYVCQAATEGLTNVSVSTGTPVGFGVLTCDTEQQGLDRAGLEGSNEDKGHEAVTAALATAATLRKLGV; encoded by the coding sequence ATGAGCGGACACGGAGCGCCCGTCATCGACCTCGGCGGCCTCAACACGGACGGCAACGGCTTCAAGCTGGCCATCGTGGCGGCCAGCTGGCACACGAAGATCATGGACGGCCTGGTCGACGGGGCACGACGCGCCGCCGCCGAGGCCGGCATCGCCGAGCCGGAACTCGTGCGGGTCCCGGGCGCGTTCGAGCTGCCGGTAGCCGCTGCCCGGCTGGCACCGCACTTCGACGCGGTTGTGGCCCTCGGCGTCGTTATCCGCGGCGGGACGCCGCACTTCGAGTACGTCTGCCAGGCTGCCACGGAAGGCCTGACGAACGTCAGCGTCAGCACGGGCACGCCGGTCGGCTTCGGCGTGCTGACCTGCGACACGGAGCAGCAGGGGCTCGACCGGGCCGGGCTGGAGGGCTCCAACGAGGACAAGGGCCACGAGGCAGTCACGGCCGCCTTGGCTACTGCGGCGACGCTGCGCAAGCTGGGAGTGTGA
- a CDS encoding phosphoribosyl-ATP diphosphatase, which translates to MKSFESLFAELSEKARNRPEGSGTVAELDSGVHGIGKKVVEEAAEVWMAAEYESDEAAAEEISQLLYHLQVLMLAKGLSLEDVYKHL; encoded by the coding sequence GTGAAATCCTTCGAATCCCTCTTCGCCGAGCTCAGCGAGAAAGCCCGGAACCGCCCGGAAGGCTCCGGCACCGTCGCCGAACTGGACTCCGGCGTGCATGGCATCGGCAAGAAGGTCGTCGAGGAAGCCGCGGAGGTCTGGATGGCCGCGGAGTACGAGTCGGATGAGGCGGCCGCCGAGGAGATTTCCCAGCTGCTCTACCACCTGCAGGTGCTGATGCTCGCCAAGGGCCTGTCGCTGGAGGACGTGTACAAGCATCTGTAG
- a CDS encoding TIGR03085 family metal-binding protein, which yields MHFVQPSREVLAETLLAAGPDSPTLCAGWRTADLAAHLYLREHRPLAQLGMAFKPLSKVSEEATRKLADTSRGAAGYAKLVQSFRSGPPRLSPLRLKPVDEAANLIEYFVHTEDIRRAPHRWAPRALDEAYSNALWDELIKRAAILYRGVDLGIILVRPDGPRHVAKRAAVSVAITGEPGELLMHAHGRTKHALVTFEGQEDAVALLESADIGL from the coding sequence ATGCATTTCGTTCAACCGTCCCGAGAAGTCCTGGCCGAGACACTGCTAGCCGCCGGCCCGGACTCCCCCACGCTGTGCGCGGGCTGGCGGACGGCCGACCTTGCCGCGCACCTGTACCTTCGCGAGCACCGCCCGCTGGCCCAGCTCGGCATGGCCTTCAAGCCGCTGTCCAAGGTATCGGAGGAGGCCACCCGCAAGCTGGCGGACACTTCGCGCGGTGCGGCCGGGTACGCCAAGCTGGTTCAGTCCTTCCGCTCCGGTCCCCCGCGGCTCTCGCCACTGCGGCTGAAGCCGGTGGACGAGGCCGCGAACCTGATCGAGTACTTCGTGCACACCGAAGACATCCGCCGCGCCCCGCACCGCTGGGCGCCGCGGGCGCTGGACGAGGCGTACTCCAACGCGCTATGGGACGAACTCATCAAGCGGGCAGCTATCCTCTACCGCGGCGTGGACCTGGGCATCATCCTGGTCAGGCCGGACGGACCGAGGCACGTGGCCAAGCGCGCGGCAGTGTCCGTCGCCATTACCGGGGAACCGGGCGAACTGCTGATGCACGCGCACGGACGGACCAAGCACGCGCTCGTGACGTTCGAAGGCCAGGAGGATGCGGTCGCGCTCCTGGAAAGCGCCGACATCGGGCTGTAG
- the hisF gene encoding imidazole glycerol phosphate synthase subunit HisF — MSVAIRVIPCLDVDAGRVVKGVNFEGLRDAGDPVELAHRYDRAGADELTFLDVTASSGNRETTFDVVARTAEEVFIPLTVGGGVRGVADVDKLLRYGADKASINTAAVVRPDVIDEIAHHFGSQVLVLSLDARRTADASVPSGFEVTTHGGRKGTGIDAIAWARESADRGVGEILLNSIDADGTKEGFDLEMIRAVRAAVKVPLIASGGAGKPEHFPPAVAAGADAVLAASVFHFGPDDAIAQVKKAIREAGYPVR; from the coding sequence ATGTCAGTTGCCATCCGTGTCATTCCTTGCCTCGACGTCGACGCCGGACGCGTGGTCAAGGGGGTCAATTTCGAGGGCCTGCGGGACGCCGGCGATCCGGTCGAACTCGCCCACCGGTACGACCGTGCCGGCGCGGACGAGCTCACCTTCCTTGATGTGACCGCCTCCTCCGGCAACCGGGAAACGACGTTCGACGTCGTCGCCCGCACCGCCGAGGAGGTCTTCATCCCGCTGACGGTCGGCGGCGGCGTGCGCGGCGTGGCCGACGTCGACAAGCTGCTGCGCTACGGCGCGGACAAGGCCTCGATCAATACCGCCGCCGTGGTGCGCCCCGACGTGATCGACGAGATTGCCCACCACTTCGGTTCCCAGGTCCTGGTGCTCTCCCTCGACGCCCGCCGCACCGCGGACGCGTCCGTTCCCTCCGGCTTCGAGGTCACGACGCACGGCGGCCGCAAGGGCACCGGCATTGACGCCATCGCGTGGGCGCGGGAGTCGGCGGACCGCGGTGTCGGCGAAATCCTGCTGAACTCGATTGATGCGGACGGCACCAAGGAAGGCTTCGACCTGGAGATGATCCGCGCGGTCCGCGCCGCGGTCAAGGTGCCGCTGATTGCCTCCGGCGGTGCCGGCAAGCCCGAGCACTTCCCCCCGGCCGTGGCGGCGGGCGCGGACGCCGTGCTGGCGGCCTCGGTGTTCCACTTCGGACCGGACGACGCGATCGCGCAGGTCAAGAAGGCGATCCGCGAAGCCGGCTACCCGGTCCGCTGA
- the ribD gene encoding bifunctional diaminohydroxyphosphoribosylaminopyrimidine deaminase/5-amino-6-(5-phosphoribosylamino)uracil reductase RibD codes for MAAQEFTAVEERAMQLALGEARRGVRGANPLVGAAVLDADGAILASGYHRGAGFPHAEVEALACLPDGLDRTALADCTMVVTLEPCNHHGRTGPCAVAVAEAGIGRLIHASDDQTSAAGGADYLRSRGVDVGSGLCRDEALDLNQRWFKAKSAQRPFTTMHIAQTLDGLIAAADGSSQWITCEAARQDSHGIRARVDAIIAGTGTVFADNPRLTARTGNGEPAASQPLRVVMGARDVPDDAAVRGSDGKFLQLHTHDPAEVLESLARRGIAHAMIEGGATVAAAFLKADLVDELVLYLAPLLLGAGTRSTAPLGIGTLADAAHWRWDSSGGGHTTNLGADLRLHLEPAPAGTTPAVRKGL; via the coding sequence ATGGCGGCTCAGGAGTTCACGGCTGTCGAGGAGCGGGCGATGCAGCTGGCCCTCGGGGAGGCACGTCGCGGCGTGCGCGGGGCCAATCCGCTGGTCGGTGCGGCCGTCCTCGATGCCGACGGAGCGATCCTGGCGAGCGGCTACCACCGCGGCGCCGGCTTTCCGCACGCGGAGGTCGAGGCGCTGGCCTGCCTGCCGGACGGGCTCGACCGGACCGCCCTGGCCGACTGCACCATGGTGGTGACGCTGGAGCCATGCAACCATCATGGGCGGACCGGCCCCTGTGCGGTTGCCGTGGCCGAGGCCGGGATCGGCCGCCTGATTCATGCCTCGGACGACCAGACGTCGGCCGCCGGGGGAGCCGACTACCTGCGCAGCCGCGGGGTGGATGTGGGCTCCGGCCTCTGCCGCGACGAGGCACTGGACCTGAACCAGCGGTGGTTCAAGGCCAAGTCGGCCCAACGGCCGTTCACCACCATGCACATCGCGCAGACCCTTGACGGCCTGATCGCGGCCGCCGACGGCAGCAGCCAGTGGATCACCTGCGAGGCGGCCCGGCAGGACAGCCACGGCATCCGGGCTCGGGTGGACGCGATCATCGCCGGTACCGGGACCGTCTTCGCCGACAACCCCCGACTGACCGCCCGGACCGGGAACGGGGAGCCCGCCGCCAGCCAGCCGCTGCGTGTGGTCATGGGCGCCCGCGACGTTCCCGACGACGCGGCGGTGCGCGGCAGCGACGGGAAGTTCCTTCAGCTGCACACCCACGATCCCGCCGAAGTGCTGGAGTCGCTGGCCCGCCGCGGCATAGCCCACGCCATGATCGAGGGCGGCGCCACGGTGGCGGCCGCCTTCCTGAAGGCGGACCTCGTGGACGAGCTGGTCCTCTATCTTGCGCCGCTGCTGCTCGGCGCCGGCACGCGTTCGACGGCGCCGCTGGGTATCGGCACCCTGGCGGACGCGGCGCACTGGCGCTGGGATAGCTCCGGCGGCGGCCACACCACCAATCTCGGCGCTGACCTGCGCCTGCATCTTGAACCAGCACCGGCTGGCACCACGCCTGCGGTACGGAAAGGACTCTGA
- the ribB gene encoding 3,4-dihydroxy-2-butanone-4-phosphate synthase produces MSAAVESPIRLDAIELAIAAIAAGQPVVVVDDEDRENEGDIIFAADASTPALMGWTVRHTSGVICVPLTGARADRLDLPPMVEDNQDAKGTAYTVSCDAASGVSTGISSSDRARTALVLASPQSTAAQLSRPGHIFPLRAVDGGVLVRRGHTEAAVDLCRLGGREPVGVIAELVHDDGEMMRLPALREFANEHGCPLVSIEDLVNHLSAIARPVAGEAGR; encoded by the coding sequence ATGAGCGCGGCCGTCGAATCCCCGATCAGGTTGGACGCAATCGAACTGGCCATTGCCGCCATCGCGGCCGGCCAGCCGGTCGTCGTCGTCGATGACGAAGACCGCGAGAACGAAGGTGACATTATCTTCGCCGCCGACGCCTCCACGCCTGCCCTGATGGGCTGGACCGTCCGGCATACCTCCGGTGTGATCTGCGTGCCCCTGACCGGCGCGCGGGCGGACCGCCTGGACCTCCCGCCGATGGTGGAGGACAACCAGGATGCCAAGGGCACCGCGTACACCGTCTCGTGCGATGCCGCGTCGGGCGTTTCCACCGGGATCAGTTCCTCGGACCGCGCGCGCACTGCGCTGGTCCTGGCGTCGCCGCAGAGCACCGCGGCCCAGCTGAGCCGGCCGGGCCACATCTTCCCGCTGCGGGCGGTCGACGGCGGTGTCCTGGTCCGTCGGGGCCACACCGAAGCGGCGGTGGACCTGTGCAGGCTGGGTGGCCGGGAACCGGTCGGGGTCATCGCCGAACTGGTCCACGACGACGGCGAAATGATGCGGCTGCCCGCGCTCCGCGAGTTCGCCAATGAGCACGGCTGCCCGTTGGTCTCGATCGAGGACCTGGTGAACCATCTGTCCGCCATCGCACGGCCTGTGGCGGGGGAGGCCGGGCGATGA
- the rpe gene encoding ribulose-phosphate 3-epimerase has translation MHQCCINPSILSADFVNLESELARIASADAVHVDVMDNHFVPNLTIGLPVVERIQAVSRLPLDVHLMIEDPDRWAPGYAEAGVDSVTFHVEASAAPVKLARDLRDRGAKAGMALRPATAVEPYLDLLPEMDMLLIMTVEPGFGGQSFLDVTLPKIRRAADAVAGSGLPVAIQVDGGVTEETIHRAAAAGANVFVAGSAVYGAEDPDAAITSLRNAAQRALSRG, from the coding sequence ATGCACCAGTGCTGCATCAACCCGAGCATTCTCTCCGCCGACTTCGTCAATCTTGAGTCCGAACTTGCCCGAATCGCGTCGGCCGACGCCGTCCACGTGGACGTGATGGACAACCATTTCGTGCCCAACCTGACCATCGGGCTGCCCGTGGTGGAACGGATCCAGGCGGTCAGCAGGCTCCCGCTGGATGTACACCTGATGATCGAGGATCCTGACCGCTGGGCGCCGGGCTATGCCGAGGCCGGCGTGGACTCGGTGACTTTCCACGTCGAAGCGTCGGCGGCGCCGGTCAAGCTGGCCCGCGATCTTCGGGACCGCGGCGCGAAGGCGGGCATGGCGCTCAGGCCTGCCACCGCCGTCGAACCCTATCTGGACCTACTGCCTGAGATGGACATGCTGCTGATCATGACGGTGGAACCCGGCTTCGGGGGCCAGTCCTTCCTGGACGTCACGCTGCCGAAGATCCGCCGTGCCGCTGACGCCGTCGCCGGGTCGGGCCTCCCGGTGGCAATCCAGGTGGACGGCGGTGTCACGGAGGAGACCATCCACCGGGCAGCCGCGGCCGGGGCCAATGTCTTCGTCGCCGGCTCGGCGGTGTACGGCGCCGAGGACCCGGATGCCGCCATCACGTCGCTGAGGAACGCCGCTCAAAGGGCGCTTTCACGGGGCTGA
- the hisI gene encoding phosphoribosyl-AMP cyclohydrolase, whose protein sequence is MSSLSHPVPSAAGTEEDQLPAAVARLLKRDAAGLVAAVIQQHDTNEVLMLGWMDDEALRRTLSTGRVTFYSRSRQEYWRKGDTSGHVQWVKSVALDCDGDALLVRVDQVGAACHTGTRTCFDGRAIDAVVGPAAEENPTAKESK, encoded by the coding sequence ATGTCCTCCCTTTCACACCCCGTGCCGTCCGCTGCCGGCACCGAAGAAGACCAGCTGCCGGCCGCCGTCGCCCGCCTGCTGAAGCGCGATGCAGCCGGACTGGTGGCGGCCGTCATCCAGCAGCATGACACCAACGAGGTCCTGATGCTCGGCTGGATGGACGATGAGGCGCTGCGCCGCACGCTCAGCACCGGCCGCGTGACTTTCTATTCACGCTCCCGGCAGGAGTACTGGCGCAAGGGGGACACCTCCGGCCACGTCCAGTGGGTCAAGTCCGTGGCCCTGGATTGCGACGGCGATGCCCTCCTCGTGCGGGTGGACCAGGTGGGCGCCGCATGCCATACCGGCACCCGCACCTGCTTCGACGGGCGCGCCATCGACGCCGTCGTCGGCCCCGCAGCAGAAGAGAACCCGACCGCGAAAGAAAGCAAGTAA
- the pnuC gene encoding nicotinamide riboside transporter PnuC, translating into MDLLRWLFEAQIPVAGSVLLLREVLGNIFGLLSALGGMRRKVWAWPVGIAGNLILLTVFLGSLFGAASTATLLGQAGRQVMFIAVAVYGWRRWSQSRRDGADGAGHALAPRFASGRERIGLAAGMVLGTVALTPLFAALGSYEPVWADAWTFVGSLLATYGMARGWVEFWLVWVAVDIVGVPLLFSAGYYASAVMYLFYGAFTLIGFFVWWRAHDRIKAGAGAAVAEPALERAAR; encoded by the coding sequence ATGGATCTCCTGCGGTGGCTCTTTGAAGCCCAGATACCCGTCGCCGGCAGCGTGTTGCTGCTGCGCGAGGTGCTGGGCAATATCTTCGGCCTGTTGAGCGCCCTCGGGGGCATGCGCCGGAAGGTCTGGGCCTGGCCGGTCGGCATTGCCGGCAACCTCATCCTCCTCACCGTCTTCCTCGGTTCCCTGTTCGGTGCCGCCAGCACGGCGACGCTGCTCGGGCAGGCCGGCCGGCAGGTCATGTTCATCGCCGTAGCGGTCTACGGCTGGCGCCGCTGGAGCCAGAGCCGCCGGGACGGCGCCGACGGAGCCGGACATGCGCTGGCTCCGCGATTCGCCTCCGGCCGGGAACGGATCGGCCTGGCCGCCGGTATGGTGCTGGGCACCGTGGCCCTCACCCCGCTGTTCGCCGCGCTCGGCTCCTACGAGCCCGTGTGGGCGGATGCCTGGACCTTCGTCGGTTCCCTGCTGGCGACCTACGGGATGGCCCGCGGCTGGGTGGAGTTCTGGCTGGTCTGGGTTGCCGTGGACATCGTGGGCGTCCCGCTGCTCTTCAGCGCCGGCTACTACGCGTCGGCCGTCATGTACCTGTTCTATGGGGCATTCACCCTGATCGGCTTCTTCGTCTGGTGGCGGGCCCATGACCGCATCAAGGCCGGGGCCGGGGCGGCTGTCGCGGAGCCGGCACTGGAACGGGCGGCCCGCTGA
- the hisG gene encoding ATP phosphoribosyltransferase: MLRVAVPNKGSLSEAASGMLTEAGYRQRRDNRELVMVDPDNDIEFFFLRPRDIAVYVGKGTLDVGITGRDLFLDAQVEAEELLALGFGTSTFRFAGPVGEFSRADQLEGKRLATSYDGLLRDYLAERDIDAKVVRLDGAVESSVRLGVADAIADVVETGNTLKAAGMEIFGDPILKSEAVLIGRKGHAAPAGLDVLIRRLRGVIVAREYVMMDYDIRKNLVEQAAALTPGLESPTVSPLRDTDWVAVRSMVRRSQTNRVMDELYDLGARAILVSTIHACRI; encoded by the coding sequence ATGCTGCGTGTAGCTGTTCCCAATAAAGGTTCCTTGTCCGAGGCCGCTTCCGGCATGCTCACGGAGGCCGGCTACCGGCAGCGCCGTGACAACCGTGAACTCGTCATGGTCGATCCGGACAACGACATCGAATTCTTCTTCCTCCGTCCACGCGACATCGCCGTCTACGTCGGCAAGGGCACCCTGGACGTCGGCATCACCGGCCGCGACCTGTTCCTCGACGCCCAGGTCGAGGCCGAGGAACTGCTGGCCCTGGGCTTCGGCACCTCCACCTTCCGCTTCGCCGGACCCGTCGGGGAGTTCTCCCGGGCCGACCAGCTGGAAGGCAAGCGGCTGGCCACCAGCTACGACGGGCTCCTGCGCGACTACCTGGCGGAGCGCGACATCGATGCCAAGGTGGTCCGGCTTGACGGCGCGGTGGAGTCCTCGGTCCGGCTCGGTGTCGCGGACGCCATCGCCGACGTCGTCGAGACCGGCAACACGCTCAAGGCGGCCGGCATGGAGATCTTCGGCGACCCGATCCTGAAGTCCGAGGCCGTCCTCATCGGCCGCAAGGGCCACGCGGCCCCCGCGGGCCTCGACGTGCTGATCCGCCGGCTGCGGGGCGTCATCGTCGCCCGCGAATACGTGATGATGGACTACGACATCCGCAAGAACCTGGTCGAGCAGGCCGCGGCGCTGACGCCGGGGCTGGAATCGCCCACCGTCTCGCCGCTGCGCGACACCGACTGGGTGGCCGTGCGGTCCATGGTCCGCCGCAGCCAGACCAACCGGGTGATGGACGAGCTCTACGACCTGGGCGCCCGCGCCATCCTGGTCAGCACCATCCACGCCTGCCGCATCTGA
- a CDS encoding RsmB/NOP family class I SAM-dependent RNA methyltransferase, whose protein sequence is MSGNEDGQRGRHRPGAGRRNAAGRERNRPVNRSHTSAAPSERTRRADPARLVAFEVLRAVSSEDAYANLVLPARIRQHRLDKRDAGFATELAYGALRAQGTYDAILARCVDRPLDQLDPAILDALRLGAHQLLAMRVPAHAALDQTVGLARAVIGAGPASLINAVLRRVSSRDLADWTTELTAGSDPVAAAAIAQSHPEWIVRALRQALAGHGRSVEEIGQLLDADNAAPVVNLVALPGLGDLEEAFEAGAQPGGLVRDSALYSGGDVGRLDSVRKGTTRVQDAGSQLVARALAGAALRTEGPERWLDLCAGPGGKAALLAALAAEQGATLLANEPAAHRAELVRQALRPVDHRVWEVRTGDGRDLGRLEPDSFDRVLVDAPCTGLGALRRRPESRWRRRPADVAQLAPLQRELLDSAIAAVKPGGLVAYVTCSPHIAETTAVVTDALRRHPEMEPGDSAAALDAASLTGDLQAGRPEGAGSTAQLWPHIHGTDAMFLSLLRKKTSAGAPAGKD, encoded by the coding sequence ATGAGCGGAAACGAGGACGGCCAGCGCGGCAGGCACAGGCCGGGGGCCGGACGGCGCAACGCTGCCGGACGGGAGCGAAACCGCCCCGTTAACCGCAGCCATACGAGCGCGGCTCCGTCCGAGCGCACCCGGCGGGCGGACCCGGCACGGCTGGTGGCCTTCGAAGTGCTCCGCGCGGTGAGCAGCGAAGACGCGTATGCGAACCTGGTGCTGCCGGCCCGGATCCGCCAGCACCGCCTGGACAAGCGTGACGCCGGCTTCGCCACCGAACTGGCTTACGGTGCGCTGCGCGCCCAAGGTACCTACGACGCGATCCTGGCCAGGTGCGTGGACCGCCCGCTGGACCAGCTTGATCCCGCGATCCTCGACGCGCTGCGGCTGGGCGCGCACCAACTGCTGGCCATGCGCGTGCCGGCCCACGCCGCGCTGGACCAGACCGTGGGGCTGGCTCGTGCAGTGATCGGTGCGGGCCCGGCTTCCCTGATCAATGCCGTCCTCCGCAGGGTGAGCTCGCGTGACCTTGCGGACTGGACGACGGAGCTGACGGCCGGCAGCGATCCGGTAGCGGCCGCTGCCATCGCCCAGAGCCATCCCGAGTGGATCGTGCGCGCCCTGCGCCAGGCGCTGGCGGGCCACGGCCGGAGCGTGGAAGAGATCGGGCAGCTGCTGGACGCGGACAATGCGGCACCCGTGGTCAACCTCGTCGCCTTGCCTGGACTGGGAGACCTGGAGGAGGCCTTCGAAGCCGGCGCCCAGCCGGGCGGGCTGGTGAGGGATTCCGCGCTCTACTCGGGCGGTGACGTGGGCAGGCTCGACTCGGTCCGGAAGGGCACAACGCGCGTCCAGGACGCCGGATCCCAGCTGGTGGCACGCGCACTGGCGGGCGCGGCGCTGCGGACCGAAGGCCCGGAACGGTGGCTCGATTTGTGCGCCGGCCCCGGCGGAAAGGCCGCCTTGCTCGCGGCGCTGGCGGCAGAACAGGGGGCGACGCTGCTGGCGAACGAGCCGGCGGCCCACCGTGCCGAACTGGTCCGGCAGGCCCTGCGCCCGGTGGACCACCGGGTCTGGGAAGTGCGGACCGGGGACGGGCGGGACCTCGGCCGGCTTGAGCCCGATAGCTTCGACCGGGTGCTCGTAGACGCGCCGTGCACCGGCCTTGGAGCGCTGCGGCGCCGGCCTGAATCCCGCTGGCGCCGCCGTCCCGCGGACGTCGCCCAGCTGGCCCCGCTCCAGCGGGAGCTGCTCGATTCCGCCATCGCCGCTGTGAAGCCGGGAGGCCTGGTCGCCTACGTCACCTGCTCCCCGCATATTGCGGAGACGACGGCGGTCGTCACCGATGCGCTCCGGCGCCACCCGGAGATGGAACCGGGGGATTCGGCCGCGGCGCTGGATGCCGCAAGCCTCACCGGGGACCTGCAGGCCGGCAGGCCCGAGGGCGCGGGCAGCACGGCCCAGCTGTGGCCGCACATCCACGGGACGGATGCGATGTTCCTGTCCCTGCTGCGCAAGAAGACATCCGCCGGCGCGCCGGCGGGAAAGGACTGA